A part of Gossypium hirsutum isolate 1008001.06 chromosome A07, Gossypium_hirsutum_v2.1, whole genome shotgun sequence genomic DNA contains:
- the LOC107898415 gene encoding uncharacterized protein, which translates to MTSFGVSSCFIVLIVAFCVFYLEACTHDSECQLNCDHLGLCDLTIGKCSCLLISDPLSSTIVPNVAAPNAAVPNAAVPNATIPNTAVPNVVVPNVAVPNAAVPDVAVPNVAVPNVAIPNAAVPNAAVPNANEKCVDDADCANFCGPTCRYYKCDSVFCICHCSE; encoded by the exons ATGACTTCTTTTGGGGTTTCTTCTTGTTTCATCGTTTTGATCGTAGCATTTT GTGTATTCTACTTGGAAGCATGTACTCATGACTCAGAATGTCAATTGAATTGTGACCATCTCGGCCTTTGTGACCTAACAATCGGAAAATGCAGTTGTCTATTGATATCTGATCCGTTATCCTCTACCATTGTACCAAATGTTGCAGCACCAAATGCTGCAGTACCAAATGCAGCTGTACCAAATGCTACGATACCAAATACTGCTGTTCCAAATGTTGTTGTACCAAACGTTGCGGTACCAAATGCTGCTGTACCAGATGTTGCGGTACCAAATGTTGCTGTACCAAATGTTGCGATACCAAATGCTGCTGTACCAAATGCTGCGGTACCAAATGCGAACGAGAAATGTGTTGACGATGCAGATTGTGCTAATTTTTGTGGACCAACTTGCAGATACTATAAATGTGATAGCGTCTTTTGTATATGCCATTGTAGTGAATGA